The sequence CTCGACCCTGCGCGGCCACGTGTTCGCCGAGACCGAGGTGTTCCTCGATGGCGACGCGGTCATGCTGTTCGTCCCCGCCTTTCCCGACGGCGGCCGGACGACCCGCGACGGCGTGCACTACGTGCGCATCGACGGCGTCGACGTCCGCGCCGACCAGAGCGAGTACGCGGCCGACCCCGTCTTCCCGTTCGATACGTCCGTGCTCGCCGACTATGTGACCCGAAAGTCGGGCCGGACCGGGGTGCCGGTGTCGCTCGACGCCGTCCAGGGCGTCGACGAGCTCGAAGCGGTGCTGCTCGACGCGCCGGCCGGTTCGGTGGTGGTGCCCGACGCGGTCACGAACGATGACATCCGGCAGATCGCCGAAGCCGTGCGGCGTGCCCGCGCGGCCGGTGCATCGATCGTCGTCCGTTCGGCATCCCCGCTCGCCGCCATGCTCGCGGGTGTGGAGAGCGACGGAGTGCTCCAGCGGCCGCTCGTCGACCGCGCCAGGCCGACCCTGCTCGTGTGCGGTTCGCACACCGAAGGCGCTACCCGCCAGCTCGAGGGCGTCACCGACCGGTGGGGTGCGCCGGTCGTGATCGACACGGCCGCCGCGCTCGACGACCCGAGCGCCGCCGGGTCCGACGCCGCGACGCGCGCGATCGAACGGGTGCAGCGCGACGGCCTCGCGGTCGTCACGTCGGAACGGATCCGGCTCGCCGAGCACGACACGCTGAACCACGGTGAGCGCGTCATGACCGCGCTCACCGACGTCGTGCGGGCGGTGCTGCCGTCGGTCGAGGTCGTCGTCTCGAAGGGCGGCATCACCTCGGCCGAGGTCGCGAGCACCGGCATCGGAGCTCGATCGGCCGTCGTGCTCGGTCAGGTGCTGCCCGGCGTCTCGGTCTGGGAGCTCGAGGCGCGCGACGGGCGGGTGCTGCTCTACGTTGTCGTGCCCGGCAACGTGGGCGGTCCCGAGACCCTGGTCGACGTGCTCGACGCACTCCAGCTCGGTGCGCCCGTGGCGGACGCGACGGCCACGGCCTGACCTGTCGATGCGGTCGGGCGACGGAGCGAGGCATCCGTCGCCCGGCTCCACGTTAAGAACCACCGAACTTTCACGCCCGACCG is a genomic window of Agromyces protaetiae containing:
- a CDS encoding four-carbon acid sugar kinase family protein — protein: MKTVVLDDDPTGTQSATGVRVLLESDAGLLERALRAVDSVYVQTNSRAIDEAAAVDLVSRVRADALAAAERLGEPVQFVLRGDSTLRGHVFAETEVFLDGDAVMLFVPAFPDGGRTTRDGVHYVRIDGVDVRADQSEYAADPVFPFDTSVLADYVTRKSGRTGVPVSLDAVQGVDELEAVLLDAPAGSVVVPDAVTNDDIRQIAEAVRRARAAGASIVVRSASPLAAMLAGVESDGVLQRPLVDRARPTLLVCGSHTEGATRQLEGVTDRWGAPVVIDTAAALDDPSAAGSDAATRAIERVQRDGLAVVTSERIRLAEHDTLNHGERVMTALTDVVRAVLPSVEVVVSKGGITSAEVASTGIGARSAVVLGQVLPGVSVWELEARDGRVLLYVVVPGNVGGPETLVDVLDALQLGAPVADATATA